A stretch of the Bdellovibrio sp. 22V genome encodes the following:
- a CDS encoding DUF4382 domain-containing protein: MNKIGRKISIVTFVALIAACTQSGSLDSDSGTSSASSFDPQKESMVSFKLTDAPHEDLKSVFVNIDHMEVLVAGASKAGRLILAKDLGMVDLLTLQNGVTLPLQDVVAPAGLQIQQIRLVLKSEGHYAIKGDDSMCELKTPSAQKTGVKIILTNKVQFEAGNKYNIVVDFDAKKSVVVQGNGRCLLKPVLKLKSAMRIPIIVDPVDPVDPVDPENPGEGGGDDGGEVVTNPENPGGETGGETGGETGGETGGETGGEVVTNPGTGGETGGEPVEVVTNPETGEELVITQDQNDSSNDGWDYTPVVDGEEPIVSPSQLYELM; the protein is encoded by the coding sequence ATGAATAAAATCGGCAGAAAGATATCCATTGTGACTTTCGTAGCGCTGATCGCAGCTTGTACACAATCCGGGTCTTTGGATTCGGATTCAGGTACTTCCAGTGCAAGCTCTTTTGATCCTCAGAAAGAGTCGATGGTGAGTTTTAAGCTTACCGACGCTCCTCATGAAGATCTGAAATCAGTCTTTGTTAATATCGACCATATGGAAGTACTGGTTGCGGGCGCGAGCAAGGCCGGGCGTTTGATCCTCGCGAAAGACCTCGGCATGGTGGACTTATTAACCCTGCAAAACGGTGTGACTCTCCCGTTGCAAGACGTGGTGGCTCCGGCGGGTCTGCAAATTCAGCAGATTCGTTTGGTGTTAAAGTCTGAAGGGCATTACGCCATCAAGGGCGACGACTCTATGTGCGAGTTGAAAACTCCGAGTGCGCAAAAAACGGGAGTTAAAATCATTTTGACGAACAAAGTGCAGTTCGAGGCCGGCAACAAGTACAATATCGTTGTCGACTTTGATGCTAAAAAATCCGTTGTCGTACAGGGCAATGGGCGTTGTTTGTTGAAACCAGTTTTGAAACTGAAATCGGCGATGCGAATTCCAATTATCGTCGATCCGGTAGACCCCGTAGATCCTGTTGATCCAGAAAATCCAGGTGAAGGTGGTGGGGACGACGGCGGTGAGGTTGTCACAAATCCTGAAAATCCGGGCGGAGAAACCGGAGGCGAGACTGGTGGTGAAACCGGCGGCGAAACCGGTGGTGAAACTGGTGGCGAAGTGGTCACAAACCCTGGAACAGGTGGCGAGACGGGCGGAGAACCTGTTGAAGTCGTGACGAATCCAGAAACGGGTGAAGAGTTAGTGATAACTCAAGACCAAAATGATTCAAGTAACGACGGTTGGGATTACACTCCAGTGGTTGATGGTGAAGAGCCTATTGTATCTCCATCACAGCTTTACGAATTGATGTAA
- a CDS encoding GlsB/YeaQ/YmgE family stress response membrane protein, translating into MGLLGTLIIGFIVGALAKLIMPGKDVGGFIVTTLLGIIGAFVGTYVGSWLGFYEVGEEAGFIASLLGALLVLFLYRKFVQKRH; encoded by the coding sequence GTGGGACTGCTAGGGACTCTTATTATCGGCTTCATAGTTGGCGCTCTTGCCAAACTGATTATGCCAGGCAAGGATGTTGGAGGTTTCATTGTCACGACCTTATTGGGGATCATCGGAGCTTTTGTCGGAACTTATGTCGGCAGTTGGCTTGGTTTTTACGAAGTCGGCGAAGAAGCGGGCTTCATTGCGTCTCTACTGGGCGCCTTGTTGGTGCTTTTCCTTTATCGCAAGTTCGTTCAGAAACGGCATTAA
- a CDS encoding FAD-dependent oxidoreductase translates to MSKIFQNVEIPVDSDLEEKLQWLMPEHGPYRILRQSVDARRSHSPHFVYSIEVAEKGETLEIPQFDLEKIPTPNEKPLIVGTGPAGLFAALRFVERGVPCVLFERGSDSGERIKGINQYWRYGKLDPRNNVCFGEGGAGLYSDGKLITRIKSPHIPYVMNRLVKFGAPEEIQWLSNPHVGSDRIRRVIPKLREFLRANGCEIHFNTQVTEILLEGKQVVGVRTEHGTEFKSPHVILATGHSAEDMINHLRDIGVHLDGKSFAMGLRVEHSQASINKIQYRQFSEHPKLGAANYKLAHHNDKTGIGVYSFCMCPGGYVLSSGTEADGIVCNGMSNYKRNSPFANAAIVVSIDHDKNFGQDVFGGMKMRRDLETRAYKSVLDAGGTRELPAQNLMDFLYGTNSKTGPRALRAGSSPSGAINVRLDELLPKHMRDRLREGFENFQRNMKGFLTEDAQVYGVESRTSCPVRVTRDNESLESVSHAGLYPAGEGAGYAGGITSAACDGIRIAEKIIEKLK, encoded by the coding sequence ATGTCGAAAATATTCCAGAACGTCGAAATCCCTGTTGATTCAGATTTAGAAGAAAAATTGCAATGGTTGATGCCAGAGCACGGTCCTTACCGTATTCTCCGCCAAAGCGTGGATGCACGCCGTTCGCACTCCCCCCATTTTGTATACTCTATTGAGGTTGCTGAAAAAGGCGAAACACTGGAGATCCCGCAGTTTGATCTTGAAAAGATTCCGACCCCCAATGAAAAACCTCTGATCGTCGGTACGGGTCCTGCGGGTCTGTTCGCGGCGCTTCGTTTTGTTGAAAGAGGCGTGCCGTGTGTTCTTTTTGAGCGTGGCTCTGACAGTGGCGAGCGCATCAAAGGGATCAATCAATACTGGCGTTATGGCAAACTCGATCCGCGCAACAACGTGTGCTTTGGTGAAGGTGGTGCAGGTCTTTATTCCGATGGTAAATTGATCACGCGTATTAAATCACCCCATATTCCCTACGTGATGAACCGTCTTGTGAAGTTCGGAGCACCTGAAGAGATTCAATGGCTTTCAAATCCGCACGTAGGCTCGGACCGTATTCGCCGTGTGATTCCAAAACTCCGCGAATTCTTGCGCGCCAACGGCTGCGAAATTCACTTTAATACGCAAGTCACAGAAATTCTTCTTGAAGGCAAACAAGTTGTCGGCGTCCGTACTGAACACGGGACGGAGTTTAAATCTCCGCATGTGATTTTAGCGACGGGTCATTCGGCAGAGGACATGATCAATCATTTACGCGACATCGGCGTGCACTTAGACGGAAAATCTTTTGCGATGGGTCTGCGTGTGGAGCACTCGCAAGCGTCTATTAACAAAATCCAATATCGTCAGTTCTCTGAACACCCTAAGCTTGGCGCCGCGAACTACAAGCTGGCTCATCACAACGACAAAACGGGTATCGGCGTTTATTCTTTTTGTATGTGCCCCGGAGGATACGTTCTTTCCTCCGGCACCGAAGCCGATGGTATCGTTTGTAACGGCATGAGTAATTACAAACGGAATTCGCCTTTTGCCAATGCCGCCATCGTCGTGAGTATTGATCATGACAAAAACTTCGGCCAAGACGTTTTCGGCGGCATGAAAATGCGCCGTGATCTTGAAACGCGCGCCTATAAATCCGTTCTTGATGCCGGCGGGACTCGCGAACTGCCTGCGCAAAACTTAATGGATTTCCTCTATGGAACAAACTCCAAGACCGGTCCCCGAGCTTTGCGTGCAGGCTCCTCTCCGTCGGGAGCGATCAATGTCCGTCTTGACGAACTTCTGCCAAAACACATGCGCGATCGTTTACGTGAAGGGTTTGAAAACTTCCAAAGAAACATGAAAGGCTTCTTAACCGAAGACGCTCAAGTTTACGGTGTGGAATCCCGCACAAGCTGTCCTGTGCGTGTGACTCGTGACAATGAGTCCTTGGAAAGTGTCTCGCACGCAGGTCTTTACCCCGCAGGTGAAGGTGCCGGATACGCGGGCGGTATTACCTCAGCGGCATGCGATGGCATTCGTATCGCAGAAAAAATCATTGAAAAACTGAAATAG
- the asd gene encoding archaetidylserine decarboxylase (Phosphatidylserine decarboxylase is synthesized as a single chain precursor. Generation of the pyruvoyl active site from a Ser is coupled to cleavage of a Gly-Ser bond between the larger (beta) and smaller (alpha chains). It is an integral membrane protein.), with protein sequence MSAITRLLPKRRLSRWVGYFMHWQGPSIWAKASIKAFAWFYNINLEEAEKPYTAYPSIGEFFVRRLKSGIRPVASAWAVHPADSRITQSSPIDNGTLIQAKGITYHLNEFTQDPECQKKWGGGLFLTYYLCPTDYHRVHSPVDGVITNVRYMPGELWPVNEWSTTNVPDLFTVNERVLVEIETDMGPVGVVFVGATNVGHIVLSFDDTIKGNQKGPHIFQHKTYSPEIPVHKGSELGMFRMGSTVVMLYPPAFRQKFEKQLHLGPAVKVNAALV encoded by the coding sequence ATGTCAGCAATCACTCGTCTTCTTCCAAAACGTCGCCTCAGCCGCTGGGTGGGGTATTTCATGCACTGGCAAGGACCTTCTATCTGGGCTAAAGCGTCCATTAAGGCCTTTGCGTGGTTTTATAACATCAATCTGGAGGAAGCTGAGAAACCTTACACGGCTTATCCTTCTATCGGGGAGTTCTTTGTTCGTCGCCTCAAATCAGGGATTCGTCCTGTGGCTTCGGCCTGGGCGGTTCATCCCGCTGACAGCCGTATCACGCAGTCTTCGCCGATTGATAACGGGACGTTGATTCAAGCTAAAGGTATTACTTATCACCTTAATGAGTTCACTCAAGATCCTGAATGCCAGAAAAAATGGGGCGGGGGTCTGTTCCTGACTTATTATCTTTGCCCGACCGACTACCACCGCGTGCATTCTCCTGTTGATGGTGTGATCACAAATGTTCGTTATATGCCTGGCGAATTGTGGCCCGTGAATGAATGGAGCACGACAAATGTTCCTGATCTTTTCACGGTGAATGAGCGTGTGCTTGTTGAAATTGAAACAGATATGGGACCCGTGGGCGTTGTCTTTGTAGGGGCTACAAACGTCGGTCACATCGTTTTAAGTTTCGATGACACTATCAAAGGAAATCAAAAAGGCCCGCATATTTTCCAACACAAAACCTACTCACCGGAAATTCCGGTGCACAAGGGTTCTGAGCTGGGAATGTTCCGCATGGGCTCGACAGTTGTGATGTTGTATCCTCCGGCTTTTCGCCAGAAGTTTGAAAAACAGCTTCACTTGGGCCCGGCCGTCAAAGTCAACGCCGCTCTCGTCTAA
- a CDS encoding 6-carboxytetrahydropterin synthase gives MKFELKQHFQIESARFLPHLPLSHPCSRMHGHSFKIILTLVGDLDPKIGWVIDYNDIQAKMKPLLEKIDHRVLNEVEGLENPTSELLAKWLYDRALQVLPMLTKVTIAETPLTECTYPA, from the coding sequence ATGAAATTCGAACTGAAGCAGCATTTTCAAATTGAATCCGCCCGTTTCTTGCCGCATCTGCCCCTGTCTCACCCTTGTTCACGCATGCATGGGCATAGCTTTAAGATCATTCTGACTTTGGTGGGCGATTTAGACCCCAAAATTGGCTGGGTCATCGACTACAATGACATTCAAGCTAAAATGAAACCTCTTCTTGAAAAAATCGATCATCGCGTTTTAAACGAAGTCGAAGGTTTGGAAAACCCGACGTCGGAGCTTCTTGCAAAATGGCTTTATGACCGCGCTTTGCAGGTGCTTCCTATGCTCACAAAGGTGACGATCGCGGAAACGCCGCTCACTGAGTGCACATATCCTGCCTAA
- a CDS encoding 6-carboxytetrahydropterin synthase, with product MSTTTLHLAKQNFKFSAAHFLIFDENHAERLHGHNYQVRVDLKTPAEADLHAEGYFIDFNVFKKFIKARLDQWDEITLLPEKHPDMKFKKTAKSLEVTFRDRFYVFPLNEVLLLPVSNTSVENLSHLLAEEFYAEFKKYGVQKVRVYVEETRGQGASTTVPS from the coding sequence ATGTCCACGACCACATTGCATTTGGCCAAACAGAACTTTAAATTCTCGGCCGCTCACTTTTTGATTTTTGACGAAAATCATGCCGAGCGCTTGCATGGACATAACTATCAAGTGCGCGTGGACTTAAAAACACCGGCGGAAGCGGATCTTCACGCCGAAGGTTACTTTATTGACTTCAACGTTTTTAAGAAATTTATCAAAGCGCGTTTGGATCAATGGGACGAGATCACTCTGCTGCCTGAAAAACATCCTGATATGAAATTTAAAAAAACGGCGAAGTCTCTTGAGGTGACGTTCCGAGATCGTTTCTACGTTTTTCCTTTGAACGAAGTTCTTTTGCTGCCAGTGAGTAATACGAGTGTGGAAAATCTTTCGCATCTTTTGGCGGAGGAGTTCTATGCGGAGTTTAAAAAATACGGCGTGCAAAAAGTACGTGTTTACGTTGAAGAAACCCGCGGGCAGGGCGCTTCAACGACAGTGCCTTCTTAA
- a CDS encoding FeoA family protein, which produces MNLLDTALKPGQTVEIVGFTGDDIFRERLHEMGLRVGTTLTILGRAPFGGPLLVRFNTSFLALRNEEAACARVKQNQ; this is translated from the coding sequence ATGAATTTACTCGATACAGCATTAAAGCCGGGCCAGACCGTGGAAATCGTTGGCTTCACAGGAGATGATATCTTCCGTGAACGACTCCATGAAATGGGACTTCGTGTGGGAACAACGTTAACTATCTTGGGAAGAGCCCCGTTTGGCGGCCCTCTTTTAGTTCGTTTCAATACAAGTTTTCTGGCATTGCGAAATGAGGAAGCGGCATGCGCGCGAGTGAAACAGAATCAGTAG
- a CDS encoding ferrous iron transporter B: MRASETESVVQSKAIALVGAPNSGKTTLYNWLTGSRFKTVNYPGATVEFSLGKLASHLNPQNHDVQVMDTPGTYSLHPKSADEWVTLRSLYENPKLDQVDGVILVVDGTQISRHLQLVMQLRETGFPMIVVITMADLLRKEGIEIDMEYLRKTLGCPVLQFDGLLAGGLKEIVTEAEKLSLTKTPSRPVPWSFEIQETKLKQCEQIAQTALTHKTDHAQERLNRIVATTEKLDRVLLHPVFGFFFFVLIMGGLFSCVYWLATPFMDLIDGWFTSFADQVVSWAPGALWTDFLANGIVTSFAAFLVFVPQIFILFIGIGILESTGYLARAATLIDRPFSALGMSGRSFVPLLSGFACAVPAIIATRNIPSTKDRLITAFVIPLMSCSARLPVYALFIAFLFHGDAAWKAGLALAALYIGSMFIGALAAGVVSKFIPKSEPSLFMMELPIYRRPKLRVLLRQSLTRTLSYVKRAGPVIFVFAVVIWAGSTFPHYQLEDAHQKLEESYVGQLGKVIEPVVAPMGVDWRVGVGLISAFAAREVFVSSLALTFNITDTDEDTQQAALLTQMGTAVNSSGEKIFTVSSVIGLMLFFLIALQCMSTVGVQIRESGSWKFAVTQLVVFNLFAYVLVVALVQGLRWVGVS; encoded by the coding sequence ATGCGCGCGAGTGAAACAGAATCAGTAGTACAAAGTAAAGCCATTGCGCTTGTGGGCGCTCCTAACTCCGGTAAAACGACGCTTTATAACTGGCTGACGGGCTCACGTTTTAAAACCGTGAACTATCCAGGTGCGACCGTAGAGTTTTCTTTGGGTAAACTTGCTTCCCATCTCAATCCGCAGAATCACGACGTCCAAGTTATGGATACGCCGGGAACATACAGCTTGCATCCCAAGAGTGCCGATGAATGGGTGACGTTGCGTTCGCTTTATGAAAATCCAAAATTGGATCAAGTCGACGGCGTTATTCTTGTTGTCGACGGCACGCAAATTTCACGTCACTTGCAACTTGTTATGCAATTGCGTGAAACGGGTTTCCCGATGATCGTAGTCATCACCATGGCCGATCTTCTTCGCAAAGAAGGCATTGAGATCGACATGGAATATTTACGCAAAACACTGGGTTGCCCGGTGTTGCAATTCGACGGACTCCTTGCAGGCGGCCTTAAAGAGATCGTCACTGAGGCCGAAAAACTGTCTTTAACCAAGACCCCTTCACGTCCTGTTCCTTGGTCTTTCGAAATTCAAGAAACAAAATTAAAACAGTGTGAGCAAATCGCGCAAACCGCTTTGACCCATAAAACCGATCACGCTCAAGAGCGTCTTAATCGCATTGTGGCGACAACCGAAAAATTAGACCGTGTGCTTTTACATCCCGTCTTTGGATTTTTCTTTTTCGTTTTGATCATGGGTGGACTGTTTTCGTGCGTTTATTGGCTGGCGACGCCATTCATGGATTTGATCGACGGGTGGTTTACGTCTTTCGCGGACCAGGTTGTTTCCTGGGCGCCAGGAGCGCTATGGACGGATTTCTTGGCAAACGGAATTGTGACAAGCTTTGCCGCGTTTTTGGTTTTTGTGCCGCAGATTTTTATTCTCTTCATTGGCATCGGAATTTTGGAAAGCACGGGGTATCTGGCTCGTGCGGCGACATTGATTGATCGTCCGTTTTCAGCCTTGGGCATGAGTGGGCGTTCGTTCGTTCCGCTTTTGTCTGGATTTGCCTGTGCGGTTCCAGCCATTATCGCGACAAGAAATATTCCTTCAACGAAGGATCGTCTGATCACGGCCTTTGTTATTCCGCTGATGAGCTGTTCAGCGCGTTTGCCGGTTTACGCTCTTTTCATCGCGTTCTTGTTTCACGGTGATGCCGCATGGAAGGCGGGGCTCGCTTTGGCGGCCCTTTACATCGGTTCGATGTTTATCGGTGCTCTCGCGGCCGGAGTCGTCAGCAAGTTCATTCCTAAGAGTGAACCGTCACTCTTTATGATGGAGCTTCCGATTTATCGCCGTCCCAAATTGCGCGTTTTGCTTCGTCAATCTTTGACTCGCACTTTGTCTTACGTGAAAAGAGCCGGTCCGGTGATTTTCGTTTTCGCGGTTGTGATTTGGGCGGGGTCCACGTTCCCCCATTATCAATTGGAAGATGCGCACCAAAAGTTGGAGGAAAGTTACGTCGGTCAATTAGGAAAAGTGATTGAACCGGTCGTGGCTCCTATGGGTGTCGACTGGCGTGTGGGTGTTGGGCTGATCTCTGCATTTGCAGCGCGTGAGGTGTTTGTTTCATCCTTGGCTTTGACTTTCAATATTACAGATACGGATGAAGATACCCAGCAAGCCGCGCTTCTCACGCAAATGGGAACGGCTGTAAACTCATCGGGAGAGAAAATCTTTACCGTCAGCTCCGTGATCGGGCTGATGTTGTTCTTCCTGATTGCTCTTCAGTGTATGTCGACAGTGGGTGTGCAGATTCGTGAAAGCGGCTCTTGGAAGTTCGCGGTGACTCAACTGGTGGTCTTTAACTTGTTTGCCTATGTCTTAGTAGTGGCCCTGGTGCAGGGCCTTCGATGGGTCGGCGTTTCTTAA
- a CDS encoding glycosyltransferase family 4 protein: MSKPIKVLHSALSYSWGGLEIYTVELIQKLQGTGLQQQVLCFANSRISEELHKSGVQTVEIKRKLSKFQHARLVRRLIRTERLTHLHSHTRKDMWACALAIWNLRNIKHIYNLYMNAIPKQDFVHRWLFSKVHALCSSSESVIADVKKNFPIAPERVHLVRYGRNDETFKNSLEARERIRASYNVPSDKIVIGTLCRIDPGKGVRELVMALEQLSSEERSKIQLWIVGDPTIIDKDAQGKAIYLPESLALIEWMKQQSTTPTYNGLVHIPFQKDYVPFLDALDIFALASHNETYSLSVIDAMLMAKPVIGTNAGGTTEQVGEKNQRGYLVEPRSSSSIAEAIRYYLKNKESIASQGKDAQSWALENHSWNKVLTSYTDLYKT, translated from the coding sequence ATGAGTAAACCTATTAAAGTTCTTCATAGTGCATTGTCTTATTCCTGGGGTGGACTTGAGATCTACACGGTAGAGCTCATTCAAAAACTTCAAGGCACCGGTCTGCAGCAACAAGTTCTGTGTTTTGCGAATTCGCGCATTTCCGAAGAACTGCACAAAAGCGGCGTACAAACAGTTGAGATCAAACGCAAGCTTTCGAAATTTCAACACGCCCGTCTTGTTCGCAGACTGATTCGCACGGAAAGACTGACTCACCTGCACTCGCACACGCGTAAAGACATGTGGGCTTGTGCTTTAGCGATTTGGAACCTGCGCAACATCAAGCATATTTACAATCTCTACATGAATGCGATTCCAAAGCAGGACTTTGTGCATCGCTGGCTCTTCTCCAAAGTGCATGCGCTTTGCAGTTCTTCAGAATCCGTGATTGCCGACGTTAAAAAGAATTTTCCCATTGCACCGGAGCGAGTGCATCTGGTGCGCTATGGCCGCAACGACGAGACTTTCAAGAATTCTCTGGAAGCCCGCGAAAGAATTCGGGCGTCTTACAATGTTCCTTCAGATAAAATCGTTATCGGTACACTCTGCCGCATTGATCCGGGAAAAGGCGTGCGTGAGCTTGTTATGGCTCTGGAACAGCTTTCTTCCGAAGAGCGCAGCAAAATCCAGCTGTGGATCGTTGGTGACCCGACAATCATCGATAAAGATGCTCAGGGAAAAGCGATTTATCTGCCCGAGTCCTTGGCGCTTATTGAATGGATGAAGCAGCAAAGCACTACACCCACTTACAACGGTCTGGTGCATATTCCTTTCCAAAAGGATTATGTTCCCTTCTTGGATGCGCTTGATATCTTTGCACTGGCTTCGCATAACGAAACTTATTCTTTAAGTGTTATTGATGCCATGCTGATGGCAAAACCCGTTATCGGAACCAATGCCGGGGGCACCACGGAACAAGTGGGTGAAAAAAATCAGCGCGGTTACCTGGTTGAACCTCGCTCTTCTTCGTCTATTGCAGAGGCCATTCGCTATTATCTAAAAAACAAAGAGTCTATTGCCTCTCAAGGAAAAGACGCCCAGTCGTGGGCGCTTGAGAATCATAGCTGGAATAAGGTTCTGACGTCTTATACCGATTTGTATAAGACGTAG
- the rffA gene encoding dTDP-4-amino-4,6-dideoxygalactose transaminase, producing the protein MKIPFNLPPKSSNEEKYISQAISSKKLSGEGGFNKKCVEWFNKNLPTLMTVITPSCTSALEMAMVLADIGPGDEVILPSFTFTSTANVIALYGATPIFVDVDPRTMNIDVVEIEKAITSRTKVIMPVHYAGVGCEMDKIMDLANKHGIWVVEDAAQGIFASYKGKALGAWGHMAAFSFHETKNIVCGEGGALTINDPRLIARAEIVRDKGTNRQQFLNGQVDKYTWQDKGSSYLLSELAAAFLLSQLEEGPEITNKRLAIWNRYHQGLADLETRGVLQRMTVPAEAKANAHIYYMLLKTPEMRQKLWAHLKELGIQSTTHYVPLHSAPAGVKYGKVPGSLQHTDDGANRLLRLPMFADLGIENADYVLQSVHNFFAKQ; encoded by the coding sequence ATGAAAATTCCTTTTAATTTACCTCCGAAAAGTTCCAACGAAGAGAAGTACATCTCGCAGGCCATTTCTTCTAAAAAACTAAGTGGCGAAGGTGGCTTCAACAAAAAATGCGTGGAGTGGTTTAATAAAAATCTTCCGACGTTGATGACAGTGATCACACCGTCATGCACTTCTGCATTGGAAATGGCGATGGTTCTTGCCGACATCGGACCTGGCGATGAAGTGATCTTGCCTTCTTTTACTTTCACCTCGACGGCAAATGTGATCGCTCTTTACGGAGCAACTCCTATCTTTGTCGATGTCGATCCGCGCACAATGAATATCGACGTCGTGGAAATTGAAAAGGCCATCACGTCCCGCACGAAAGTTATCATGCCTGTTCACTATGCCGGTGTGGGTTGTGAGATGGACAAGATCATGGATCTTGCAAACAAGCACGGTATTTGGGTTGTTGAAGATGCGGCCCAAGGGATTTTCGCTTCGTACAAAGGGAAAGCTTTGGGAGCTTGGGGTCATATGGCCGCGTTTAGTTTTCACGAAACGAAGAACATCGTTTGCGGTGAAGGTGGCGCTTTAACTATCAACGATCCCCGTCTTATCGCACGCGCGGAAATCGTGCGCGACAAGGGTACCAATCGTCAGCAATTCCTTAACGGTCAAGTCGACAAATACACGTGGCAAGATAAAGGGTCCTCCTATTTGCTTTCGGAGTTAGCGGCGGCGTTTCTTCTTTCACAATTGGAGGAAGGCCCAGAGATCACCAATAAGCGCCTCGCAATCTGGAACCGTTATCACCAGGGTCTCGCGGATCTTGAGACTCGAGGTGTACTGCAAAGAATGACCGTACCGGCAGAGGCAAAAGCCAATGCGCATATTTATTATATGCTCCTGAAAACGCCAGAGATGCGCCAAAAGCTTTGGGCGCATTTAAAAGAACTCGGCATTCAATCCACGACTCACTACGTGCCTTTGCATTCGGCTCCGGCCGGAGTGAAATACGGAAAAGTGCCGGGATCACTGCAACACACTGACGACGGCGCGAATCGTTTGTTACGTCTTCCGATGTTCGCGGATTTAGGTATTGAAAATGCCGATTACGTCTTGCAAAGTGTGCATAATTTTTTCGCGAAACAATGA